In Musa acuminata AAA Group cultivar baxijiao chromosome BXJ3-11, Cavendish_Baxijiao_AAA, whole genome shotgun sequence, one DNA window encodes the following:
- the LOC103970813 gene encoding cationic amino acid transporter 6, chloroplastic-like has translation MATTPLARPHHLSFSTILHSLSQTPHRLRRRMFVTWSPDQELNQVRQRSGADMKRKLEWYDLVALGVAGMLGAGVFVTTGRVAHTVSGPAVFISYIVAGVSALLSSMCYTEFSVEMPVAGGAFSYLRVTFGEFVGYFGGANILMEYVLSNAAVARTFTEYLSHAFGVDDPKSWRVQVDGLAQGYNALDFPAVALIILITLCLCHSTKESSIVNVVMTVFHVIFFGVVIVACFANGNPKNLIEPKGLAPFGARGVLDGAAIVYVSYIGYDSVSTMAEEIRNPSKSLPIGIAGSVLIVSALYCLMALALCSMIPYDEILDDASFSSAFKNMVGWRWMGNVVGVGASLGIVASLLVAMLGQARYLCVVGRARLVPFWLAKVHPSTGTPINATIFLGICTASIALFTDLEIVIEMISIGTLLVFYLVAGALIYRRYVKLGGSGGISSPLPTLLFLLLLTSTSIGFSLSWKLNGGYWWGLAMFGTAAIAITGIFHRKVPCNRSTAEWSVPLMPWPAAASIFLSVFLMASLKKRSFLRFVLWSCFITLFYALYGVHSTFHAEEMEMEMERGASEGNHGEPSPPQQGKLEVQGP, from the exons ATGGCCACCACCCCTCTTGCACGCCCCCACCACCTCTCCTTCTCCACCATCCTCCACTCCCTCTCCCAAACACCTCACAGACTCCGAAGGAGAATGTTCGTCACATGGAGCCCGGACCAGGAGCTGAACCAGGTGAGGCAAAGATCTGGAGCGGACATGAAGAGGAAGCTGGAGTGGTACGATCTCGTGGCACTGGGCGTGGCAGGAATGCTCGGCGCAGGAGTCTTTGTGACCACCGGGCGCGTCGCCCACACGGTCTCGGGACCAGCCGTCTTCATCTCCTACATCGTCGCCGGCGTATCGGCCCTTCTCTCTTCCATGTGTTACACCGAGTTCTCCGTCGAGATGCCCGTCGCTGGCGGCGCTTTTAGTTATCTAAGAGTGACATTTG GAGAATTCGTGGGCTACTTCGGAGGAGCAAACATACTGATGGAGTATGTGCTGTCGAACGCGGCGGTGGCCAGAACCTTTACGGAGTACTTGAGTCACGCATTCGGCGTGGATGATCCCAAGTCGTGGAGGGTACAAGTGGATGGCTTGGCACAAGGCTACAATGCACTAGATTTCCCTGCTGTTGCTCTTATTATTCTCATCACCCTATGCttgtgccacag TACAAAGGAGAGCTCCATTGTGAACGTTGTAATGACGGTGTTTCACGTGATCTTTTTCGGGGTCGTCATCGTCGCATGTTTCGCAAACGGCAATCCCAAGAACCTGATTGAGCCCAAAGGCTTGGCTCCGTTCGGTGCTCGTGGTGTTCTTGATGGGGCGGCCATAGTATACGTCAGCTATATCGGCTATGATTCCGTGTCGACCATGGCAGAAGAGATCAGAAACCCCTCGAAGAGCCTTCCCATAGGTATTGCCGGCTCCGTGCTCATCGTCTCCGCGCTTTACTGCTTGATGGCCCTGGCTTTGTGCTCCATGATTCCATATGATGAG ATATTGGACGACGCTTCCTTCTCTTCGGCCTTCAAGAACATGGTAGGTTGGAGATGGATGGGCAACGTTGTGGGAGTGGGGGCAAGCTTGGGCATCGTGGCGTCGCTGCTCGTTGCCATGCTGGGCCAGGCGAGGTACTTGTGCGTCGTCGGCAGGGCTCGTCTCGTGCCATTCTGGTTGGCCAAAGTCCATCCTTCCACTGGAACTCCCATCAACGCCACCATCTTCTTGG GGATATGTACAGCGTCCATCGCACTCTTCACGGACCTCGAAATAGTAATCGAGATGATATCGATCGGAACGCTGCTAGTATTCTACCTGGTGGCCGGCGCACTCATCTACCGGCGCTACGTGAAgctcggcggcagcggcggcatcAGTAGTCCCCTCCCCACTCTCCTCTTCCTTCTGCTGCTCACGTCGACTTCGATTGGCTTTTCCCTTTCATGGAAGCTCAACGGCGGGTACTGGTGGGGACTAGCAATGTTCGGCACGGCCGCCATCGCCATCACCGGGATCTTCCACCGCAAAGTCCCATGCAACCGCAGCACGGCGGAGTGGTCGGTTCCGCTGATGCCGTGGCCGGCGGCTGCCTCCATCTTCCTCAGCGTGTTCCTCATGGCTAGCCTCAAGAAGAGGTCCTTCCTGAGGTTTGTCTTGTGGAGCTGCTTCATCACCTTGTTCTATGCGCTGTATGGCGTTCACTCCACGTTCCACGCggaggagatggagatggagatggaaagGGGGGCTTCCGAGGGCAACCATGGCGAACCATCTCCGCCGCAGCAGGGAAAGCTGGAGGTACAGGGGCCGTAG